In Neisseria perflava, the DNA window TCCAAAAACGTACCGGTCATGGAAACCAATGCCTGACGGACGGGGTGGTCGGTTTTCGCGGCGGCGGCGGCAATCGGCGCAGAACCCATGCCCGCTTCATTGGAGAACACACCGCGCGCCACGCCGTAGCGGATGACCGTACCGATGGCACCGCCAGCCACGGCTTGCGCGCTAAACGCATCGGAGAAAATCAGTTTGACGGCAGGCATCAGTGCGTCAGAATTCACGACAATAATGGAAATACCGCCCACTACATAAAACACTGCCATGGCAGGTACGATAAAGGACGCGGCTTTGGCAATGCCCTTAATGCCGCCCAAAAGCACAATGGCCGTTAATACAGTCAATATTACGCCGGTGTAGGCAGGTTCGACACCAAAGCTGGTTTGCACTGCCTGTGCAACCGAGTTGGACTGCACCGAGCTGCCGATACCGAAGGAAGCGAATGTGCCGAACAGTGCAAACGCAACGGCCATCCATTTCCAGTTTTTGCCCAAGCCTTTTTCGATGTAATACATCGGGCCGCCGGACATTTCACCTTTGGAATTGGTCACGCGGTATTTCACCGCCAACACGCCTTCGCCGTATTTGGTGGCCATGCCGAAAATGGCGGTCATCCACATCCAAAATACTGCGCCCGGGCCGCCGGTTACCACCGCAGTTGCCACACCGGCGATGTTACCCGTACCGATGGTGGCGGACAGCGCGGTCATCAACGCCGCAAAATGGGAAATATCGCCTTCGTGGTCTCCGCCGTCTTCATGCTTCTTTGACGGCACAAACGCCTGTTTCAGCGCATAACCCAACATGGTGAACTGCAAGCCTTTCAGCAAAACGGTCAGCAAAATGCCCGTACCGACCAGCAGCATCAACATAATAGGTCCCCAGACCCAGCCGCTGATGGTTTCGAAAAAGGCTTTGAGATTGTCTAAAAACAATTGCATGGCTTTCTCCTTTGTCTGTTTTATTTTTTTATGCACTACTTTTTGTAGTGTCATGTAATTTCAGCACAGAATATTCAATAAGACAATATCTTTCTTTTTAAAAAGATTTTTGAGGTTTTACCCTAAAAAGATATCTATTTAGACCGGTCAGATTGTTTACAATCCGCTAAAAATAAAGGCTGCGGCCGAGATAAAATGCCAAATGAAAGTTAATCAACCATTAATTAAGACTGCATCAATTAAAATGACACAATCGACAAATGGCACATTATTGAAAAATACAAACACGCAAATCTTGCTTTAAAAAAGCCTCAGGCCGTCTGAAAGATGGTTTTCAGACGGCCTGATGCTTGTTAACTATATTGATTCAGGTTGATGAATGTTGCCCAAGTAACTGCGCCAACAGTCGGGCAAAGCGTTCTGTCGCGCCTTCGCTGGTGTGCAAATACAGGGCTGGCTCGATGAGTTCCAATTCATTGAGCAGGAAGGTATCGCCGACCAATGTACCGTCCACTCGGGCGTAAACCGGCATTTGCGGCAAAGCGGCCAGTACGTCTTGTGCGGCACTGATGGCAAACTCGGGTGGCTCAATACCGAACACCGACACACCATAGGCCGAGTTGGCGCGCCATTCGCCTTGCGGCGGCTGACGGCGTACGGCATGGCTGAATATGCCGTTGAAAAACACCAGCGAGGTTTCACCCACCGTTTCGATTTCGCGGATATA includes these proteins:
- a CDS encoding alanine/glycine:cation symporter family protein, with the protein product MQLFLDNLKAFFETISGWVWGPIMLMLLVGTGILLTVLLKGLQFTMLGYALKQAFVPSKKHEDGGDHEGDISHFAALMTALSATIGTGNIAGVATAVVTGGPGAVFWMWMTAIFGMATKYGEGVLAVKYRVTNSKGEMSGGPMYYIEKGLGKNWKWMAVAFALFGTFASFGIGSSVQSNSVAQAVQTSFGVEPAYTGVILTVLTAIVLLGGIKGIAKAASFIVPAMAVFYVVGGISIIVVNSDALMPAVKLIFSDAFSAQAVAGGAIGTVIRYGVARGVFSNEAGMGSAPIAAAAAKTDHPVRQALVSMTGTFLDTIVVCSITGIVLVMGLLGAGGEFVKPELSGAALTTVTFQKMLPGIGGWIVTIGLIFFAYSTILGWCYYGEKCAVYVFGEKFAGLYRVGYVSSVMLGTVLSLDLVWLASDTFNGLMALPNLIALLLMAKVIVNETRDFKQKIKNGELPH